From a region of the Panicum virgatum strain AP13 chromosome 2K, P.virgatum_v5, whole genome shotgun sequence genome:
- the LOC120659742 gene encoding BTB/POZ and MATH domain-containing protein 3-like → MAIPPHTPPQPTSWSRSVTETVRGSHQFTVRGFSLAKGMGPGRYLASDVFAVGGYHWAVYLYPDGKNPEDNANYVSVFVALASDGADVRALFELTLLDQSGRARHKVHSHFDRALQAGPYTLKYRGSMWGYKRFYRRSLLETSDFLKNDCLVMNCTVGVVKNRIETPKNIQVHVPPSDMGRCFKELLSLGIGCDITFEVGDEKVRAHKWILAARSPVFKAQFFGPIGKPDLRRVVVEDVEPVVFKAMVNFIYADELPSIHELAGSVSMSTSTVVVQHLLAAADRYGLDRLRILCEAKLCDELTPETVATTLALAEQHHCAELKSSCLKFAAVRENLGAVMETEGFNYLEETCPSLLSDLLATVAVVDDDPASVNRKRGVCGNEGMVPVESVEASERHTRRRV, encoded by the exons ATGGCGATTCCGCCGCACACGCCTCCCCAGCCGACCTCGTGGTCGCGCTCCGTCACCGAGACAGTGCGGGGCTCGCACCAGTTCACCGTCAGGGGCTTCTCCCTCGCCAAGGGCATGGGCCCCGGCCGCTACCTCGCAAGTGACGTCTTCGCCGTCGGGGGATACCATTGGGCCGTCTACCTCTACCCAGACGGCAAGAACCCCGAGGACAACGCCAACTACGTCTCCGTCTTCGTCGCGCTCGCCTCCGACGGCGCCGACGTCCGCGCCCTCTTCGAGCTCACCCTCCTCGACCAGTCGGGCCGCGCCCGCCACAAGGTCCACTCCCATTTCGACCGCGCGCTCCAGGCCGGACCCTACACGCTCAAGTACAGGGGATCCATGTG GGGTTACAAGCGGTTCTACAGAAGATCACTCTTGGAAACATCTGATTTCTTAAAGAATGATTGCCTAGTGATGAACTGCACTGTGGGTGTTGTCAAGAACCGTATAGAAACACCAAAGAACATCCAGGTTCATGTTCCACCATCGGACATGGGCCGCTGCTTCAAGGAGCTGCTCAGCCTCGGCATTGGATGTGACATAACCTTTGAAGTGGGTGATGAGAAAGTCAGAGCACATAAGTGGATTCTTGCTGCTCGCTCCCCGGTGTTCAAAGCCCAGTTCTTTGGTCCTATTGGAAAGCCTGACCTACGCAGAGTTGTTGTGGAGGATGTGGAGCCTGTTGTCTTCAAG GCGATGGTGAACTTCATATATGCTGATGAACTCCCTAGTATTCATGAACTAGCTGGATCTGTCTCGATGTCGACATCAACAGTAGTGGTACAGCATTTATTGGCAGCAGCTGATAGATATGGATTAGACCGGCTGCGTATCCTTTGTGAAGCGAAGTTATGTGATGAACTGACTCCTGAAACAGTTGCGACAACCTTAGCCCTAGCTGAACAGCACCATTGTGCTGAGCTGAAGTCCTCCTGTCTAAAGTTTGCTGCTGTTCGAGAAAATCTGGGAG CTGTTATGGAGACAGAAGGTTTTAATTACTTGGAGGAGACCTGCCCATCCCTTCTATCTGACTTGTTAGCTACTGTGGCAGTTGTGGACGATGATCCTGCATCTGTTAACCGAAAGAGAGGGGTTTGTGGGAACGAAGGCATGGTCCCAGTTGAAAGTGTTGAGGCTAGTGAAAGGCACACCCGGAGGAGGGTTTAG